The Paracoccus sp. MA DNA segment AACGACTCGTCCGAAGTGGCGCAGGTCGGCACCATCTCGGCCAACGGCGAAAGCTTCATCGGCCAGCAGATCGCCGAAGCCATGCAGCGCGTCGGCAACGAGGGTGTGATCACCGTCGAAGAGAACAAGGGCATGGAGACCGAGGTCGAGGTCGTCGAAGGCATGCAGTTCGACCGCGGCTACCTCTCGCCCTATTTCGTGACCAATGCCGACAAGATGATCGCCGAGCTGGAGGATGCCTACATCCTGCTGCACGAGAAGAAGCTGTCGTCGCTGCAGCCGATGGTCCCGCTGCTGGAATCGGTGATCCAGTCGCAGAAGCCGCTGCTGATCGTGGCCGAGGACGTCGAGGGCGAGGCGCTGGCCACGCTGGTCGTCAACAAGCTGCGCGGCGGCCTGAAGATCGCCGCCGTCAAGGCTCCGGGCTTCGGCGACCGCCGCAAGGCCATGCTGCAGGACATCGCGATCCTGACCGGCGGCCAGGTGATCTCGGAAGACCTAGGCATGAAGCTGGAAAACGTCACCATCGACATGCTCGGCCGCGCCAAGAAGATCTCGATCAACAAGGACAACACCACCATCGTCGACGGTGCCGGTGAGAAGGCCGAGATCGAGGCCCGCGTGTCGCAGATCCGCCAGCAGATCGAGGAAACCACCTCGGACTACGACCGCGAGAAGCTGCAGGAGCGTGTCGCGAAACTGGCCGGCGGCGTCGCCGTCATCCGCGTCGGCGGCATGACCGAGATCGAGGTCAAGGAGCGCAAGGACCGCGTCGACGACGCGCTGAACGCGACCCGCGCGGCGGTGCAGGAAGGCATCGTGGTCGGCGGCGGCGTGGCCCTGGTGCAGGGCGCCAAGGCCCTGGAAGGCCTGACCGGCGCGAACTCGGACCAGGAAGCCGGCATTGCGATCATCCGTCGCGCGCTGGAAGCCCCGATGCGCCAGATCGCCGAGAACGCCGGCGTGGACGGCGCCGTGGTGGCCGGCAAGGTGCGCGAATCCTCGGACAAGGCCTTCGGCTTCAACGCCCAGACCGAAGAATATGGCGACATGTTCAAGTTCGGCGTGATCGACCCGGCGAAAGTCGTGCGCACCGCGCTGGAAGACGCCGCCTCGGTCGCCGGCCTGCTGATCACCACCGAAGCCATGATCGCCGAGAAGCCCGAGCCGAAAGCTCCGGCCGGCGGCATGCCCGACATGGGCGGCATGGGCGGCATGATGTAAGCAGCCCCGCCTTTGGCGAAGCATTGGGCCGTCCCGAAAGGGGCGGCCTTCTTCATATCGGCAGCCGGCATCCCATCGCCTCACCCCCGAAAACGCAGCAAAAAGAGCGCCTTCAGGTCGCATCGAGCACGCTGAATCGGGTGTCGGTGTCGGGGGGATCGTCAGCCTCGGCGACCGGGCACGCCAATATCGCCGCCGGTCCGCGGCATCGAAGGGGGCGCTGGTGATCGAGGCCGCCTTGTCTGCCGATTTGTTGGTGGCTGTCGGTCGTGGGCATGACCTGCGCCGGCCGTTCATCAGGCTGACGGGAGCCTGGACGGGAACGACAGATGGGCGGGATCGACCTGACCTTGCACCGTCCTTTCCCTGCCGGACCACGGCGTCACGGAAAACGGCGGGCTGGCCCCGATCACGCCCAAAACCGGCCGCGGCCTATCGCCGGGGCAGCCCGGCACCATGAGGCGGCAGGATTTGCCTGGGTTCTGATCGGATGGGAAGTTCGTGGCTGCGGATCTGCCAAAGCCCCCGGCAGCTCGGCTGCCGCGGGGTGATCCGCTGCCGGGCGAGTCCCTTCGCCCCTTCTCGGCCCGCGGACCGTTGCGCGACGGGAACCCGGCGGTTCGGGGCTATCGCGCCCCGGCTGCCTTGCGGTCGCATTCGGCAACCGCCGAGGCATCGTTCTGCTTGTTCAGGAACATGATCGCCAGCCGGCGCTTGTCCTGATGCCTTTGCGTGATCTTCCTGCGGTTCGCGCGTCTGTTGGGCGTTCTTGCCATTGTCTTGCCTTTTCTTGTGTTATTGGGCAGCCCCACCCGACCCGCGACCCGCAAGGGGCGAAGGATGTCGGGGGGACGAACCACGATCCTGGAAACATTGCGGGCGGGCCGAAACGGCTGCCCTGGCCTGCGCCTTACTTCTTGCGCTTGCCGGTGGGCGCGGAGCCCTTGGCGGCGTCCGAGGCCTCTCGGGCCAGCCGCGCGGCGCGCAGGCTGGCAGTCAGTTCCTCACGGCGCCGGGTCTGCTCGCTGATGATCTGCCGGGCTTCCGAGGTCGTCCGGTCCATCGCGGTCAGCGGCGCCGGCGCGCGGAAAAGCCCTTTCAGTCTGTCCTTGGGTGCCATGCCAGCCTCCGCAGGATGGGCCCGGCCAGGATCGGCCGGTCCCCTTGTCGCAATCGGCTTGCCGAAATCAGGCCAGCGCCAGATCGCGCGCCGACTGGCGGCCGTCGCGGCCGGTCTCGATTTCAAAGGTCACGGACTGGCCGTCGGCCAGATGCTGGATATTCGCCCGCTCGAGCGCCGAGATGTGCACGAACACATCCTTGCCGCCGTTCGCCGGAGCGATGAAGCCGAAGCCTTTGGTGCTGTTGAACCATTTCACGGTGCCGTTGGCCATCGTGATATCTCCTTCATGGATTGTCGCCCGCGACATGCGGCGACCCGGCTTAGTCAGATCGTAACACAGTCTGAAGCCGGAAGGAGACAGGATGCGGAAGAAATAACGTAGCCAGCATTACATGGCGCGCATCGGGCCGAAATGCAAGGGGCGAAACTATCTTTGTTCTCCGCGCCGCCGAAAACCCGCCGGCGCGAAGCCGCTCAGCCCTCGTCGCGGCCGGCCAGCTCCAGCCATTCCTCTTCCGCGGCGGCCAGCGCCTGCTGGCGCTCGGCCAGCCCTGCGCTGGCCTTGGCGAATTTCGCCGGGGCGGTCTGGAACAGGTCGGGCTGGGCGAGGAATGCGGTCAGCTTGCCGATCTCGGCCTCCAGCCGCTCGATGATCGCGGGCAGCGCCTCCAGCCGCTTCCTCTCGGTAAAGCTCAGCCCGGCGCGTTCGGCCGCGGGCTTCAGCGCGGGCCTTGCCGCGGCCGCCGCCGCCGGCTTCGCCGCCTCGGGCGCGGGCGCGGTATCGGGGCGCTGCGCGCGATAGTCCGACCAGCCGCCGGGATAGATCACGGCGCGGCCGTCGCCCTCCATCGCCACGGTGGTGGTGGCCACCCGGTCGATGAAGTCGCGGTCGTGGCTGACCAGCAGCACGGTGCCGTCGTAATCGCCAAGGATGTCCTGCAAGAGGTCCAGCGTTTCCACGTCCAGATCGTTGGTCGGCTCGTCCAGCACCAGCAGGTTCGAGGGTTTCGCCATGATCCGCGCCAGCAAGAGCCGCGCCTTCTCGCCGCCCGAGAGGCTGCCGACCGGCGCCCGCGCCTGTGCCTCGTCGAACAGGAAATCCTTGAGATAGGCGACGACATGGCGCGGATTGCCGCGGACCATGACCTGGTCCGAGCGTCCCGAGACCCGCATGGACGGATCGCCCGCCAGCGCGTCCCACAGCGTCACCGTCTCGTCTATGGCGCTGCGCGCCTGGTCGAAGACCGCGATTTCCAGATTGGTGCCGTGCTTGACGATGCCGGTATCGGGCGCGATCTCGCCGGTCAGAATCTTGATCAGCGTGGTCTTGCCGACGCCGTTCGGGCCGACGAAGGCCACCCGGTCGCCACGCAGCACCCGCAGGTCGAAGGGTTTCAGGATCACCCGCTCGCCGAAGGACTTGGAAATCCCCTTGGCGTCGATCACCCGCTTGCCGGATTGCGGCCCCGCGTCCAGTTCCATGGCCGCGGTGCCCTGGCGGCGGATCTGGCCGGCGCGCTCCTCGCGCAGCGCCGCCAGGGCGCGGACCCGGCCCTGGTTGCGCTTGCGCCGGGCGCTGATGCCCTCGACCGCCCAGCGGGCCTCGGCCTTGATCTTGCGGTCGAGCTTGTGGCGCGCCTCGTCCTCGGCCGCCCAGACGGTTTCGCGCCAATCCTCGAAATGTTCGAAGCCCCGGTCCTGGCGGCGCACCTCGCCGCGGTCGATCCACAGCGTCGCCCGGGTCAGCGCCCGCAGGAAGGCCCGGTCGTGCGAGATCAGCACGAAACCCGCCCTGGTTGCCGCAAGCTGCTCCTCGAGCCAGCCGATCGCCTCGATGTCGAGATGGTTGGTCGGCTCGTCCAGCAGCATGAGTTCCGGCGCCTCGGCCAGCAGCCGGGCCAGCGCCGCCCGCCGCCGCTCGCCGCCCGAGGCGGTGGCGACCGGGCGGTCGGGGTCGAATTTCAGCCCCTCGGCCGCCATCTCGACGCGGTAGCCCTCGGCATCGCCAAGGTCGGCGCGCGCGAAATCGCCCAGGGTGGCGAAAGCCGACAGGTCCGGGTCCTGCTCCATATAGCCGACGCGGGTGCCGGCGGGGGTGATGACTTGGCCGGCATCGGGCTCGACCAGCCCGGCCATGACCTTCATCAGCGTCGACTTGCCCGAGCCGTTGCGGCCGACCAGCGCCAGCCGGTCGCCTTGCTGGACGGTCAGGTCCAGCCCGTCAAAGACGGGATTGCCGCCGAAGGTCAGGGAAATATCGGTGAGTTGCAGAAGCGGAGCGCGTGCCATGGCCCGCAGATAGGCCGCGCCGCTGGCCGGGTCAACGGGGGACGGATGTGGGCGGAAGGGGGCTCTGCCCCCGGCCCTGCGGGCCTCCCCCGGGGTATTTTGAAACAGAGAAGCCGTGCAGGAATCACAGCGCCGCCACCAGCCGGCCGGCCAGCGCGTGCAGGTCGCGGCGATAGCCCGAGCGCGCCGAGGGCTGGTCGGGATCCGAGGTCATGGCGATGGCGACCGGCACGGTCCCCGGAAAGACATAGATCATCTGCCCGCCATAGCCCCAGCCGTAACGCACCGGCCGGCCGGCGATGCGGCTGATGAACCAGCCATAGCCATATTCCTCGCCGTTGAAGATCGAGCGGGTGCGCGGCCGCCAGCTTTCCGCGATCCAGCCCGGCGGGATCACCCCCTGCCCGCCCGCGGCATAGGCGGCGCCGAAGGAGAGCAGGCTGCGGGTGCTCATCGCCATCTGGTTGCCGCCCAGATGGATGCCCTGCGGATCGCGGTCCCAGGCGGCGATGGAAAAGCCGGGAATCTCCAGCCAGTCGCGCGCCAGCGCCAGGGTCGAGCGCCCGGAGGCCCGCGCCAGCATGGCCGAGACCAGATGCGTCGAGGCGGTGGAATAGAGCATCCCCTGCCCGGGATCGGCGACGAAGGGCGCGGCCAGCGCCGCGCGCACCCAGTTGCGGCTGCTGACCCAGGCCCCGTAATTCGGCCCCGACTGCCGTTCCAGCCCCGCCTGCATCGACAGAAGATGACCCAGCGTCAGCCGGGCGAGGCGCGGATCGGGATCGGCAGGCAGGTCGGCGCGCAGCAGTTCGGCCACCCTCTGGTCGGTGCCGGAAAACAGCCCGCGCGCGATGGCGATGCCGGCCAGGGCCGAGACGATGGATTTCGAGGCCGACTTGATGTTGGTCGGCCTGTCCGGGGTGAAGCCGCCGAAGCCGCGCGCCGCCACCTCCTCGCCGTCGCGCCAGACGGCGATGGCGCGCAGCTGCGGCAGGTCCACCGCCTCCAGCACCGCGGTGGGCGCGCCGCGCATCAGGCGCGGCATCGCCAGAAGAGGCAGGGCCAGCAGGATTGAACGTCGCTTCATCCGGGTTATATGGGAGACACCGGGTCCGGGCCGAGCAGGCTCACCCATTCGTGACCCCTTTCATGTCCGCCAGCCGCCGCCAGCCGGACCCGCAAGACAGGAAAGCCTATGTCCCAGACCGTCATCCTTTCGACCTGCCGCGTGGCGACGCCGAATGCCAGCCGCTACCTGCAACAGCTCTGCAAGCACTGGGCGCACAAGTTCGAGGTCGAGTTCGACGCGAGCCGCGGCCGCATCGCCATGCCCGAGGACCGCACCGTGACGCTGACCGCCACGCCCGAGGCGCTGGAGATCCGGCTGGAGGCCCCCGAGGAGACCACCGCGCATATGCGCCACATCGTCGACAGCCACATCGCCCGCTTCGCCTTCCGCGAAGAGCTGGCCTTCGACTGGCAACCGGCCTGAGGGCGGTTGCCGCCCCGGGGCCGGGCCGCTAATCTGCGCCGATCACGAAAGGCCGGTGCATGAGCGAAGAACAGACCTATCAAGTGCTGGCGCGGAAATACCGCCCCGAGACCTTTGCCGATCTGGTCGGCCAAGACGCCATGGTCCGCACGCTGAAGAACGCCTTCGCGGCGGACCGCATCGCCCAGGCCTTCGTGATGACCGGCATCCGCGGCACCGGCAAGACCACCACCGCGCGCATCATCGCCAAGGGGCTGAACTGCACCGGCCCGGACGGCCAGGGCGGCCCGACGACCGAACCCTGCGGGGTCTGCGAGCATTGCGTGGCGATCTCCGAAGGCCGGCATGTCGACGTGATGGAGATGGACGCCGCATCTAGAACCGGTGTGAACGATATCCGGGAAATCATTGAATCGGTTCACTATCGCGCGGCCTCGGCGCGCTACAAGATCTATATCATCGACGAAGTCCACATGCTGTCCACCAGCGCCTTCAACGCGCTTCTGAAGACGCTGGAGGAACCGCCGCCGCATGTGAAATTCATCTTCGCCACCACGGAAATCCGCAAGGTGCCGGTGACGGTGCTGTCGCGCTGCCAGCGCTTCGACCTGCGCCGCATCGAGCCCGAGGTGATGATCGCGCTGCTGCGCCGCATCGCCTCGGCCGAAGGCGCGCAGATCACCGACGACGCGCTGGCGCTGATCACCCGCGCCGCCGAGGGCTCGGCCCGCGACGCGACCAGCCTTCTGGACCAGGCCATCAGCCACGGCGCGGGCGAGACGACGGCGGCGCAGGTCCGGGCCATGCTGGGGCTGGCCGACCGTGGCCGGGTGCTCGACCTGTTCGACATGATCCTGCGCGGCGCGGCGGCCGAGGCGCTGGCCGAATTGCAGGCGCAATATGCCGATGGCGCCGACCCGATGGCGGTGCTGCGCGACCTGGCCGAGATCACGCATTGGGTCTCGATCGTGAAGATCACCCCCGAGGCGCTGGCCGACCCCACCATCGGCCCGGACGAGCGCGCCCGCGGCCAGCAGATCGCGGAAAAGGTGCCGATGCGGGCGCTGACCCGGTTGTGGCAGATGCTGCTCAAGGCGCTCGAGGAGGTGGGCCAGGCCCCGAACGCCATGATGGCGGCCGAGATGGCGATCATCCGCCTGACCCATGTCGCCGACCTGCCCGACCCCGAGGCGCTGATCCGCAAGGTTCAGGCCAGCGCCGCGGCGGGCGCGTTCAGCCGCAGCGCCGCACCGCCCGCCGCGCGCGGCGAGGCGCGCCAGGATGCGCCCCGCGCCGCCGCCCCCCGCGCCCCGGTCGCCGTCCGCCAGGACGGCAGCGCCGCGGCGCTGGCGGTCTCGCCCGACGCGCTGGCCGGTTTTCCCGATTTCGAATCGGTGCTGGAGCTGATCCGGCGCATGCGCGACATGAAGCTTCTGCTGGATGTCGAGGATCACCTGCGCCTGGTGCGCTATTCGCCGGGCCGGATCGAGTTCCAGCCCACCGACGACGCGCCGCGCGACTTTGCGCAGCGGCTGGCGGAACGGCTGCGCGGCTGGACCGGCGGCCATCGCTGGGCGGTGACGGTGACCTCGGAACCCGGCGAGCCGACGATCAGCGAACAGCGCGCCGCGCGCGAGGCCGCCGCCCGCGCCCGCGCCATGCAGAACCCGACGGTGCAGGCGATCTTCGCCGCCTTCCCCGGCGCGAAGATCACCCGGATCCGGCCTGTCCCGATGCCGGCCGCGGTTGAAAAACCGGCGGGCGAGGATACATCCCCGCATGAGCTGACCGAAGGCCCGGTGGCCGAGGTCGAGGAATGGGACCCTTTCGAGGACGAGGATTAGGCGATGTTCAAGGGCCTTGGCGACATGGATCTGTCCAAGATGATGGAAGCCGCCCAGCAGATGCAGGGCAAGATGACCGAGATGCAGGAGGGGCTGGCGCGCCTGACCGTCACCGGCGAGGCCGGGGCCGGTCTGGTCAAGGCCACCGCGACGGCCAAGGGCGAGCTGACGGCGCTCGACATCGATCCCTCGATCTTCAAGGCCGAGGACAAGGAGGTGGTCGAGGACCTGATCCTGGCCGCGATCAAGGACGCGCAGCGCCGCGCCCAGGACAAGACCGCCGAGGAAATGGCCCGCCTGACCCGCGAACTCGGCCTGCCGGCCGACATGAAGATGCCCTTCTGACCGATGCCGCCCGCCTCCGGCGACGAGATCGAGACGCTGATCGCCACCATGGCGCGGCTGCCGGGGCTCGGGCCGCGCTCGGCGCGGCGCATCGTGCTGCAGCTGATCCGCCGCCGCGCCGGACAGATGGCGCAGCTGGCGGCGCTGATGGCCAGCGTGGCGGAAAACGCCCGCGAATGCCTGGTCTGCGGCAACATCACCCAGTCCGATATCTGCGCGATCTGCGAGGACCCGGCCCGCGCCACCGGCGAGATCTGCGTGGTGACCGACGTGGCCGACCTCTGGGCCCTGGAACGCGGCCGCGCCTTCCACGGCCGCTATCACGTGCTGGGCGGCAGCCTTTCGGCGCTGGACGAGATCGGCCCCGAGGACCTGCGCATCCCGCAGCTGATCGCCCGCATCGCCGAGGAAAACGTCACCGAGGTCATCCTCGCCCTTTCAGCCACCATCGAGGGCCAGACCACCGCGCATTACATCGCCGAGGCGCTGGCCCAGACCGGCGTCGCCGTCACCGGCCTGGCGCAGGGCGTGCCCATCGGCGGCGAGCTCGACTATCTCGACGACGGCACCATCACCGCGGCGCTGCGCGCCCGCCGCAGGCTCTAGCGGCACCCGCCGCGCCGGGGCTCCGCCCCGGACCCCGGGGTATTTTTGAAACAGAGAAAGACGCCTGAAAAGGGGCCGGCAGCGCGCATGACAAAAGGGGCGCTGCAACCGGCGCCCCCTGACTTTCTCCGTTTTTCAAATACTCCGGGGGTGCGGGGGCGGCGCCCCCGCCTCCTTAAACCGAAGCTCAGGCGTCCAGCTTTTCCACCGCCTTCGCCGGCTTGGCGATCTCGATCCGGCGTGGCTTCAGCGCCTCGGGGATCTCGCGCACCAGGTCGATGTTCAGCATGCCGTCCTCATGGCTCGCGCCCTCGACGCGGACATGATCGGCCAGGGTAAAGCGGCGTTCGAAGGCGCGGGTGGCGATGCCGCGATGCAGATAGCTGCGGCCTTCGTCCTCGGCGGCCTTCTTGCCCGAGACGATGACGGCGCCGTCCTTGACCTCGACGCTCAGGTCGTCGGCCGCGAAGCCGGCGAC contains these protein-coding regions:
- the groL gene encoding chaperonin GroEL (60 kDa chaperone family; promotes refolding of misfolded polypeptides especially under stressful conditions; forms two stacked rings of heptamers to form a barrel-shaped 14mer; ends can be capped by GroES; misfolded proteins enter the barrel where they are refolded when GroES binds) — its product is MAAKEVKFNTDARDRMLKGVNILADAVKVTLGPKGRNVVIDKSFGAPRITKDGVSVAKEIELSDKFENMGAQMVREVASRTNDEAGDGTTTATVLAQAIVKEGMKAVAAGMNPMDLKRGIDVATAKVVEAIKAAARPVNDSSEVAQVGTISANGESFIGQQIAEAMQRVGNEGVITVEENKGMETEVEVVEGMQFDRGYLSPYFVTNADKMIAELEDAYILLHEKKLSSLQPMVPLLESVIQSQKPLLIVAEDVEGEALATLVVNKLRGGLKIAAVKAPGFGDRRKAMLQDIAILTGGQVISEDLGMKLENVTIDMLGRAKKISINKDNTTIVDGAGEKAEIEARVSQIRQQIEETTSDYDREKLQERVAKLAGGVAVIRVGGMTEIEVKERKDRVDDALNATRAAVQEGIVVGGGVALVQGAKALEGLTGANSDQEAGIAIIRRALEAPMRQIAENAGVDGAVVAGKVRESSDKAFGFNAQTEEYGDMFKFGVIDPAKVVRTALEDAASVAGLLITTEAMIAEKPEPKAPAGGMPDMGGMGGMM
- a CDS encoding cold-shock protein, whose protein sequence is MANGTVKWFNSTKGFGFIAPANGGKDVFVHISALERANIQHLADGQSVTFEIETGRDGRQSARDLALA
- a CDS encoding ABC-F family ATP-binding cassette domain-containing protein — its product is MARAPLLQLTDISLTFGGNPVFDGLDLTVQQGDRLALVGRNGSGKSTLMKVMAGLVEPDAGQVITPAGTRVGYMEQDPDLSAFATLGDFARADLGDAEGYRVEMAAEGLKFDPDRPVATASGGERRRAALARLLAEAPELMLLDEPTNHLDIEAIGWLEEQLAATRAGFVLISHDRAFLRALTRATLWIDRGEVRRQDRGFEHFEDWRETVWAAEDEARHKLDRKIKAEARWAVEGISARRKRNQGRVRALAALREERAGQIRRQGTAAMELDAGPQSGKRVIDAKGISKSFGERVILKPFDLRVLRGDRVAFVGPNGVGKTTLIKILTGEIAPDTGIVKHGTNLEIAVFDQARSAIDETVTLWDALAGDPSMRVSGRSDQVMVRGNPRHVVAYLKDFLFDEAQARAPVGSLSGGEKARLLLARIMAKPSNLLVLDEPTNDLDVETLDLLQDILGDYDGTVLLVSHDRDFIDRVATTTVAMEGDGRAVIYPGGWSDYRAQRPDTAPAPEAAKPAAAAAARPALKPAAERAGLSFTERKRLEALPAIIERLEAEIGKLTAFLAQPDLFQTAPAKFAKASAGLAERQQALAAAEEEWLELAGRDEG
- a CDS encoding serine hydrolase; the encoded protein is MKRRSILLALPLLAMPRLMRGAPTAVLEAVDLPQLRAIAVWRDGEEVAARGFGGFTPDRPTNIKSASKSIVSALAGIAIARGLFSGTDQRVAELLRADLPADPDPRLARLTLGHLLSMQAGLERQSGPNYGAWVSSRNWVRAALAAPFVADPGQGMLYSTASTHLVSAMLARASGRSTLALARDWLEIPGFSIAAWDRDPQGIHLGGNQMAMSTRSLLSFGAAYAAGGQGVIPPGWIAESWRPRTRSIFNGEEYGYGWFISRIAGRPVRYGWGYGGQMIYVFPGTVPVAIAMTSDPDQPSARSGYRRDLHALAGRLVAAL
- a CDS encoding DUF2218 domain-containing protein; translated protein: MSQTVILSTCRVATPNASRYLQQLCKHWAHKFEVEFDASRGRIAMPEDRTVTLTATPEALEIRLEAPEETTAHMRHIVDSHIARFAFREELAFDWQPA
- a CDS encoding DNA polymerase III subunit gamma/tau, which produces MSEEQTYQVLARKYRPETFADLVGQDAMVRTLKNAFAADRIAQAFVMTGIRGTGKTTTARIIAKGLNCTGPDGQGGPTTEPCGVCEHCVAISEGRHVDVMEMDAASRTGVNDIREIIESVHYRAASARYKIYIIDEVHMLSTSAFNALLKTLEEPPPHVKFIFATTEIRKVPVTVLSRCQRFDLRRIEPEVMIALLRRIASAEGAQITDDALALITRAAEGSARDATSLLDQAISHGAGETTAAQVRAMLGLADRGRVLDLFDMILRGAAAEALAELQAQYADGADPMAVLRDLAEITHWVSIVKITPEALADPTIGPDERARGQQIAEKVPMRALTRLWQMLLKALEEVGQAPNAMMAAEMAIIRLTHVADLPDPEALIRKVQASAAAGAFSRSAAPPAARGEARQDAPRAAAPRAPVAVRQDGSAAALAVSPDALAGFPDFESVLELIRRMRDMKLLLDVEDHLRLVRYSPGRIEFQPTDDAPRDFAQRLAERLRGWTGGHRWAVTVTSEPGEPTISEQRAAREAAARARAMQNPTVQAIFAAFPGAKITRIRPVPMPAAVEKPAGEDTSPHELTEGPVAEVEEWDPFEDED
- a CDS encoding YbaB/EbfC family nucleoid-associated protein translates to MFKGLGDMDLSKMMEAAQQMQGKMTEMQEGLARLTVTGEAGAGLVKATATAKGELTALDIDPSIFKAEDKEVVEDLILAAIKDAQRRAQDKTAEEMARLTRELGLPADMKMPF
- the recR gene encoding recombination mediator RecR; amino-acid sequence: MPPASGDEIETLIATMARLPGLGPRSARRIVLQLIRRRAGQMAQLAALMASVAENARECLVCGNITQSDICAICEDPARATGEICVVTDVADLWALERGRAFHGRYHVLGGSLSALDEIGPEDLRIPQLIARIAEENVTEVILALSATIEGQTTAHYIAEALAQTGVAVTGLAQGVPIGGELDYLDDGTITAALRARRRL
- a CDS encoding Hsp20 family protein, translating into MRNFDLTPLYRASVGFDRMADVMDRALSADIASYPPYNIEKTGENAYRISIAVAGFAADDLSVEVKDGAVIVSGKKAAEDEGRSYLHRGIATRAFERRFTLADHVRVEGASHEDGMLNIDLVREIPEALKPRRIEIAKPAKAVEKLDA